Sequence from the Streptomyces peucetius genome:
CGCGAGGTCTGGGACGAGGACGTCCGGCTGATGCTCGAGGCCGGCGTCAACATCGTCTCCCTGGCGATCTTCTCCTGGGCCCGGATCCAGCCGGCCGAGGACCGGTGGGACTTCGGCTGGCTCGACGAGGTCATGGACCTGCTGCACGCCCACGGGATCGGCGTCGACCTGGCCACCGCCACCGCCTCACCGCCGCCGTGGCTCACCACCGCCCACCCGGAGATCCTGCCCGTCACCGCCTCCGGGGAGACCCTGTCGCCGGGCGCGCGCCAGCACTGGCGCCCCACCTCGCCGGTCTTCCGGACCCACGCGCTGCGCCTGGTGACGGCCCTCGCCACACGCTACGCGGACCACCCCGCCCTGGTCGCCTGGCACATCTCCAACGAGCTCGGCTGCCACAACGTCCACGACTACTCCGACGACGCCGCCCGTGCCTTCCGGGACTGGCTGCGCGCCCGCTACGAAACCCTCGACCGCCTCAACGAGGCCTGGGGCACCGCCTTCTGGTCCCAGCGCTACAGCGACTGGCAGCAGATCCTGCCGCCCCGGCTGGCCGCCTCCCACCCCAACCCGACGCAGCAGCTGGACTTCAAACGCTTCTCCTCGGACGCGCTGAAGGAGCATCTGCGCGCGGAACGCGACATCCTGCGCCGGCTCACCCCGCATGTTCCCGTCACCACCAACTTCATGGTGATGCCCGGCATCAAGGGCATGAACTACGCCGACTGGGCCGACGAGATCGACTTCGTCTCCAACGACCACTACACCCACCCGGGCCCGCAGGCGCAGGACGAGCTGTCCTTCTCCGCCAACCTCACCAGCGGCATCTCCGGAGGCCGCCCCTGGTTCCTGATGGAGCACTCCACCAGCGCGGTCAACTGGCAGCCGGTCAACCTGCCCAAGGAGACCGGCGAACTGGCCCGCGACTCCCTGCTGCACGTGGCACATGGAGCCGACGCCGTCTGCTTCTTCCAGTGGCGCCAGTCAGCCGCCGGTGCGGAGAAGTACCACTCCGCGATGGTGCCGCACGCCGGCGCCGACAGCGACGTCTTCCGCACCGTCGCGGCGCTGGGCGGGACGCTCCGGGAACTGGCGCCCGTCGCCGGGTCCGTACGGGAGCCGGCACAGGCCGCGATCGTCTTCGACTGGGAGTCGTGGTGGGCGAGCGAACAGGACTCCCATCCCACCTCACGGCTGAACTACCACCAGGAA
This genomic interval carries:
- a CDS encoding beta-galactosidase; the protein is MISTLLSQPQPGPDGGPTHRIAYGADYNPDQWPREVWDEDVRLMLEAGVNIVSLAIFSWARIQPAEDRWDFGWLDEVMDLLHAHGIGVDLATATASPPPWLTTAHPEILPVTASGETLSPGARQHWRPTSPVFRTHALRLVTALATRYADHPALVAWHISNELGCHNVHDYSDDAARAFRDWLRARYETLDRLNEAWGTAFWSQRYSDWQQILPPRLAASHPNPTQQLDFKRFSSDALKEHLRAERDILRRLTPHVPVTTNFMVMPGIKGMNYADWADEIDFVSNDHYTHPGPQAQDELSFSANLTSGISGGRPWFLMEHSTSAVNWQPVNLPKETGELARDSLLHVAHGADAVCFFQWRQSAAGAEKYHSAMVPHAGADSDVFRTVAALGGTLRELAPVAGSVREPAQAAIVFDWESWWASEQDSHPTSRLNYHQEALDWYSALLDLGIRADVVTTATDLDRYRLVVAPVLHMIPATLAKRLTRYAENGGHLVTTYFSGIVDENDHVWLGGYPGALRDILGIRAQEFAPLPDGSSVPLDDGTTGTLWTDHLAVTDPATEVLARYAAGEQAGRPAVTRRATGTGSAGYVSTRLGRDGLTRLLPRLLAPAGVESELPKEARGRVEATVRTADGSRYLFLVNRTDEQVTVPGLAGEVLVGEAAAPGALVVAPRGVTVLRQPAV